The Candidatus Saccharimonadales bacterium nucleotide sequence TTGAGGACGGGCTTGACCATGTTGCAGTCACCCATGCCGGTGTTGCTGAGTGTACCCAACCGGTAACCGGCATCGCGCAAAGCGCGGAAGGTGTCGAGCAGGTCATCCTCGATGAGACGGGGCAAGTACTCGGGCCGGACGCGCAGAATGCCGGACTCCTTCTGGAGTTCGACGATGGTCTGCTCGTCCGGCACTTCCTTGTCGGTGACACCGAGTTCGTTGAACACGTAGCGGATCCGATCCGCCATACCGGTGTCGAATCCAGTGGCCTCGGCCTTCCGGTTGAGGTGCTCTTCCGCCTTCAGATACGCGGCGGTGATGGCCTCCCGACCGAAGTCGAGAATGCCAACGTGGCCAAACACGAGCTGAAGCCGCGGCCACGTGTAGCTGCGGTTGCCCGAGAAGAGCGTTTGCCAGATGTCAAAGCTGAGCACCGTAACGCCAGCAGGAATCTTGTACATCGTTTCCCCTTCTTGTCAGCTGATGGATGAGTCGGTTTTTCGGTTCCCGACACGCCGCTGGAGACCGTCGTTGACGATCTCCAGAGCTTGTTGGTGCCGCTGGTAGTAGACGAGTCCACTTCCCATACCGGCCTGATGGATTTCCATCAGAAGGTTGAGGGGCGCCACTTCGGCAAACCCTCTGAGCTCACGGACATCCGTTTCCAGGATGAGCCGCAGAACTCGAGTGTTGAGCTCGAACTGACCAGCTGTCGCCTGCTGGAGGATGACCTCCAGACTGTGTGTCACGGTCTGGTTCAGTTCGTCCTCCAGGTGCGGGTACGCCTTGCCGATGCCCATGGGGAGGCGCGCGGCGTGGAGGTACCAGATGCTGGCCGGCTTGAGAGCCTCCAGGTACTCGGCCGACACCTTCTGTGCCGTACCAGTGATCCGGATGTCATCCACCACCAGCACATGGCTGCCGGGGATGCGGCTCTCGTCGAGGTGCAGACCCATCGTCGCCAGCTGCCGGAGCCGTTCGGCTTC carries:
- a CDS encoding HAD family hydrolase, with product MYKIPAGVTVLSFDIWQTLFSGNRSYTWPRLQLVFGHVGILDFGREAITAAYLKAEEHLNRKAEATGFDTGMADRIRYVFNELGVTDKEVPDEQTIVELQKESGILRVRPEYLPRLIEDDLLDTFRALRDAGYRLGTLSNTGMGDCNMVKPVLNHYGLDRLLDVQLFSCEDGRAKPNPGIFQRMVKEFGEEPQSVLHIGDNGNADYRGAIDAGLHAALYAPKGSRRTHIKSMKELLG
- a CDS encoding phosphoribosyltransferase family protein yields the protein MRTFDATLMELTVVDGTVLCEDGRPFDRVAYSHFKYGYVPPAVEYGNGLAALIGDRLFRLARGERIVIVSAPYKYLPTASHAISIAMLHALSRQALQAGYEPPLLLPFHKANTGSAAYAKSSEAERLRQLATMGLHLDESRIPGSHVLVVDDIRITGTAQKVSAEYLEALKPASIWYLHAARLPMGIGKAYPHLEDELNQTVTHSLEVILQQATAGQFELNTRVLRLILETDVRELRGFAEVAPLNLLMEIHQAGMGSGLVYYQRHQQALEIVNDGLQRRVGNRKTDSSIS